In Corythoichthys intestinalis isolate RoL2023-P3 chromosome 11, ASM3026506v1, whole genome shotgun sequence, a single genomic region encodes these proteins:
- the rmnd5b gene encoding E3 ubiquitin-protein transferase RMND5B isoform X1 — translation MEQCGCVERELEKVLHRFVIYGHQSEERLNDLLASVCEMRGQVHQFGVQEGDIAVMCQTMAQCCKNIKEEVQMLASRHKDIHGSVSKVGKAIDRNFDAEISAVVAETVWDTPERQKHLSETIVEHLYRQGMLSVAEDLCQESGVVIDMSMKQPFLELNRILEALRMQNLRPALEWAVTNRQRLLDLNSSLEFKLHRLYFISLLSGGISNQMEALQYARHFQPFASQHQRDIQILMGSLVYLRHGIENSPYRSLLETNQWAEICNIFTRDACALLGLSVESPLSVSFASGCMALPVLMNIKQVIEQRQCNGVWTHKDELPIEIDLGKKCWYHSVFACPILRQQTSESNPPMKLICGHVISRDALNKLTNAGKLKCPYCPMEQNPSHAKQIYF, via the exons ATGGAACAGTGCGGGTGTGTCGAGCGAGAGTTGGAGAAAGTCCTCCATCGCTTCGTCATTTACGGCCACCAGTCCGAGGAGAGGCTAAACGATCTTCTTGCCAGCGTCTGTGAGATGAGAGGACAAGTGCATCAATTTGG AGTCCAAGAGGGAGATATTGCCGTCATGTGTCAGACAAtggcacagtgttgtaaaaatATCAAAGAGGAAGTGCAGATGCTAGCCTCTCGACATAAGGACATTCACGGCAGCGTTTCCAAAGTGGGAAAAGCCATCGACAGG AACTTTGATGCAGAGATCAGTGCTGTGGTTGCAGAAACTGTGTGGGACACTCCAGAGAGGCAAAAACACTTGAGTGAAACCATAGTGGAGCACCTGTACAGACAAGGCATGCTCAGTGTAGCAGAAGATCTTTGTCAG GAGTCTGGTGTAGTTATAgatatgagcatgaagcagccTTTCCTGGAGCTCAACAGGATCCTTGAAGCACTGAGAATGCAGAACCTTAGGCCAGCACTTGA GTGGGCAGTGACAAATCGCCAGCGTCTTTTGGACCTCAACAGCAGTTTAGAGTTTAAATTACACCGCTTGTACTTCATCAGCTTGCTCAGCGGAGGAATCAGCAACCAGATGGAGGCACTTCAGTACGCCAGGCACTTCCAGCCCTTTGCCTCACAGCACCAGAGAG ATATTCAGATCCTAATGGGCAGCCTGGTGTACCTGCGTCACGGCATTGAGAACTCCCCTTACCGTAGTTTGCTGGAAACAAATCAGTGGGCGGAGATTTGTAATATCTTCACCAGAGACGCGTGCGCTTTATTGGGCCTCTCTGTGGAGTCTCCTCTTAGTGTTAG CTTTGCCTCGGGCTGCATGGCTCTGCCCGTGCTAATGAACATCAAGCAGGTGATCGAACAGAGGCAGTGCAATGGTGTCTGGACTCACAAAGATGAGCTACCT ATTGAAATCGACTTAGGCAAGAAGTGCTGGTACCATTCGGTGTTCGCCTGCCCCATCCTTCGACAGCAAACTTCAGAGAGCAATCCGCCCATGAAGCTCATCTGTGGCCACGTTATTTCCAGAGACGCGCTCAACAAACTGACCAACGCTGGCAA
- the rmnd5b gene encoding E3 ubiquitin-protein transferase RMND5B isoform X2 has translation MEQCGCVERELEKVLHRFVIYGHQSEERLNDLLASVCEMRGQVHQFVQEGDIAVMCQTMAQCCKNIKEEVQMLASRHKDIHGSVSKVGKAIDRNFDAEISAVVAETVWDTPERQKHLSETIVEHLYRQGMLSVAEDLCQESGVVIDMSMKQPFLELNRILEALRMQNLRPALEWAVTNRQRLLDLNSSLEFKLHRLYFISLLSGGISNQMEALQYARHFQPFASQHQRDIQILMGSLVYLRHGIENSPYRSLLETNQWAEICNIFTRDACALLGLSVESPLSVSFASGCMALPVLMNIKQVIEQRQCNGVWTHKDELPIEIDLGKKCWYHSVFACPILRQQTSESNPPMKLICGHVISRDALNKLTNAGKLKCPYCPMEQNPSHAKQIYF, from the exons ATGGAACAGTGCGGGTGTGTCGAGCGAGAGTTGGAGAAAGTCCTCCATCGCTTCGTCATTTACGGCCACCAGTCCGAGGAGAGGCTAAACGATCTTCTTGCCAGCGTCTGTGAGATGAGAGGACAAGTGCATCAATTTG TCCAAGAGGGAGATATTGCCGTCATGTGTCAGACAAtggcacagtgttgtaaaaatATCAAAGAGGAAGTGCAGATGCTAGCCTCTCGACATAAGGACATTCACGGCAGCGTTTCCAAAGTGGGAAAAGCCATCGACAGG AACTTTGATGCAGAGATCAGTGCTGTGGTTGCAGAAACTGTGTGGGACACTCCAGAGAGGCAAAAACACTTGAGTGAAACCATAGTGGAGCACCTGTACAGACAAGGCATGCTCAGTGTAGCAGAAGATCTTTGTCAG GAGTCTGGTGTAGTTATAgatatgagcatgaagcagccTTTCCTGGAGCTCAACAGGATCCTTGAAGCACTGAGAATGCAGAACCTTAGGCCAGCACTTGA GTGGGCAGTGACAAATCGCCAGCGTCTTTTGGACCTCAACAGCAGTTTAGAGTTTAAATTACACCGCTTGTACTTCATCAGCTTGCTCAGCGGAGGAATCAGCAACCAGATGGAGGCACTTCAGTACGCCAGGCACTTCCAGCCCTTTGCCTCACAGCACCAGAGAG ATATTCAGATCCTAATGGGCAGCCTGGTGTACCTGCGTCACGGCATTGAGAACTCCCCTTACCGTAGTTTGCTGGAAACAAATCAGTGGGCGGAGATTTGTAATATCTTCACCAGAGACGCGTGCGCTTTATTGGGCCTCTCTGTGGAGTCTCCTCTTAGTGTTAG CTTTGCCTCGGGCTGCATGGCTCTGCCCGTGCTAATGAACATCAAGCAGGTGATCGAACAGAGGCAGTGCAATGGTGTCTGGACTCACAAAGATGAGCTACCT ATTGAAATCGACTTAGGCAAGAAGTGCTGGTACCATTCGGTGTTCGCCTGCCCCATCCTTCGACAGCAAACTTCAGAGAGCAATCCGCCCATGAAGCTCATCTGTGGCCACGTTATTTCCAGAGACGCGCTCAACAAACTGACCAACGCTGGCAA
- the rmnd5b gene encoding E3 ubiquitin-protein transferase RMND5B isoform X3 yields the protein MEQCGCVERELEKVLHRFVIYGHQSEERLNDLLASVCEMRGQVHQFEGDIAVMCQTMAQCCKNIKEEVQMLASRHKDIHGSVSKVGKAIDRNFDAEISAVVAETVWDTPERQKHLSETIVEHLYRQGMLSVAEDLCQESGVVIDMSMKQPFLELNRILEALRMQNLRPALEWAVTNRQRLLDLNSSLEFKLHRLYFISLLSGGISNQMEALQYARHFQPFASQHQRDIQILMGSLVYLRHGIENSPYRSLLETNQWAEICNIFTRDACALLGLSVESPLSVSFASGCMALPVLMNIKQVIEQRQCNGVWTHKDELPIEIDLGKKCWYHSVFACPILRQQTSESNPPMKLICGHVISRDALNKLTNAGKLKCPYCPMEQNPSHAKQIYF from the exons ATGGAACAGTGCGGGTGTGTCGAGCGAGAGTTGGAGAAAGTCCTCCATCGCTTCGTCATTTACGGCCACCAGTCCGAGGAGAGGCTAAACGATCTTCTTGCCAGCGTCTGTGAGATGAGAGGACAAGTGCATCAATTTG AGGGAGATATTGCCGTCATGTGTCAGACAAtggcacagtgttgtaaaaatATCAAAGAGGAAGTGCAGATGCTAGCCTCTCGACATAAGGACATTCACGGCAGCGTTTCCAAAGTGGGAAAAGCCATCGACAGG AACTTTGATGCAGAGATCAGTGCTGTGGTTGCAGAAACTGTGTGGGACACTCCAGAGAGGCAAAAACACTTGAGTGAAACCATAGTGGAGCACCTGTACAGACAAGGCATGCTCAGTGTAGCAGAAGATCTTTGTCAG GAGTCTGGTGTAGTTATAgatatgagcatgaagcagccTTTCCTGGAGCTCAACAGGATCCTTGAAGCACTGAGAATGCAGAACCTTAGGCCAGCACTTGA GTGGGCAGTGACAAATCGCCAGCGTCTTTTGGACCTCAACAGCAGTTTAGAGTTTAAATTACACCGCTTGTACTTCATCAGCTTGCTCAGCGGAGGAATCAGCAACCAGATGGAGGCACTTCAGTACGCCAGGCACTTCCAGCCCTTTGCCTCACAGCACCAGAGAG ATATTCAGATCCTAATGGGCAGCCTGGTGTACCTGCGTCACGGCATTGAGAACTCCCCTTACCGTAGTTTGCTGGAAACAAATCAGTGGGCGGAGATTTGTAATATCTTCACCAGAGACGCGTGCGCTTTATTGGGCCTCTCTGTGGAGTCTCCTCTTAGTGTTAG CTTTGCCTCGGGCTGCATGGCTCTGCCCGTGCTAATGAACATCAAGCAGGTGATCGAACAGAGGCAGTGCAATGGTGTCTGGACTCACAAAGATGAGCTACCT ATTGAAATCGACTTAGGCAAGAAGTGCTGGTACCATTCGGTGTTCGCCTGCCCCATCCTTCGACAGCAAACTTCAGAGAGCAATCCGCCCATGAAGCTCATCTGTGGCCACGTTATTTCCAGAGACGCGCTCAACAAACTGACCAACGCTGGCAA